A stretch of Methanofollis sp. DNA encodes these proteins:
- a CDS encoding phage minor head protein: MTSSADEDLLYSLAAWITRRSEAAKQSVVEVLAQYITVAYDLGGQAAGAEVGVTTPIALDGLDAVIDKLGPVLDETFGNLSGDLTGVIERGIMDGRTFQEVRAQLVEKLDAGWGQSVTFTRQGQTRRYVGVNPDGSLEWRIKTISRNVTMDAETYANTLARTNIKAAWAEGHRQRYKESGRKGWVYLSVADERTRPTHLALHGKVFIFGTEEEAMALEVMKEPNCRCRMKAWFDDSDLDRSDDAYARERKTRAEHLLKDTPEGSDDARFLQQVIQQATA; the protein is encoded by the coding sequence GTGACATCCTCGGCTGACGAGGACCTCCTCTACTCCCTCGCCGCCTGGATCACTAGGAGGTCCGAGGCTGCGAAGCAGAGCGTCGTCGAGGTCCTCGCCCAGTACATCACTGTCGCCTACGATCTCGGAGGGCAGGCCGCCGGCGCCGAGGTCGGCGTCACCACCCCTATTGCTCTCGACGGCCTCGACGCCGTCATCGACAAGCTGGGGCCAGTCCTCGACGAGACTTTCGGCAACCTCTCCGGAGATCTGACCGGCGTCATCGAGCGGGGCATCATGGACGGTCGCACCTTCCAGGAGGTCCGTGCGCAACTGGTCGAGAAGCTCGACGCCGGCTGGGGCCAGTCCGTCACCTTCACCCGGCAAGGGCAGACCAGGCGATATGTCGGCGTCAACCCTGACGGTAGCCTGGAATGGCGGATCAAAACCATCTCCCGGAACGTCACGATGGACGCCGAGACCTACGCCAACACCCTCGCCCGCACAAACATCAAAGCGGCCTGGGCAGAAGGCCACCGGCAGCGATACAAAGAGTCCGGGCGGAAAGGCTGGGTCTACCTCTCCGTCGCCGACGAGAGAACACGCCCGACGCACCTTGCCCTGCACGGCAAGGTCTTCATCTTCGGCACAGAGGAAGAGGCCATGGCCCTCGAGGTCATGAAGGAGCCTAACTGTAGATGCCGCATGAAGGCCTGGTTCGACGACTCAGACCTTGACAGGTCCGACGATGCCTATGCCCGGGAGCGGAAGACCCGGGCCGAGCACCTCCTCAAGGACACTCCTGAGGGCAGCGACGACGCCCGCTTCCTGCAGCAGGTCATCCAGCAGGCGACCGCCTAA